The following DNA comes from Erythrolamprus reginae isolate rEryReg1 chromosome 8, rEryReg1.hap1, whole genome shotgun sequence.
AAAAACCCGACATTAAAACTTATCTTTATTTCAGAAAGCTttagaaagtgtttttaataggaaagcgaacacaagaacaaggggacacaatctgaggttaattgggggaaagatcagaagcaatattattttactgaaagaatcgtagatgcttggaacaaactcccagcagacgtggttggtaaatccacagtaactgaatttaaacatgcctgggataaacatagatccatcctaagataaaatacataaaatagtataagggcagactagatggaccatggggtctttttctgccgtcagacttctatgtttctatgtttatctgCTCTGAAGAAGACTTATTTCCACCAAGTTTtgatattttcctttttaaaaaaagggagatAGAGGTAGCCTTCCATTGGAAAGCACGCCTCTGTAGACTGAGTGTCAAGGAAAATATAGGATAGGATGGCAGAGAGacggaggtttatttatttttttatttgttttatcaagtatgtattggtggtatgtaataatatttatatacatgatactagtaaaagagaaacattaggacgggatagaaggcacgctggtgcacttatgcacgccccttactgacctcataggaatcgcgagaggtcaactgtggagagtctaagggtaaagttttgggggttaggtgatgatactacagtgtctggtagtgagttccgtgcatcaactactcggttactaaagtcgtatttcttgccgtcgagtttggagtggtttactttaagcttgtatccactgtgtgctcgtgtgttgttgtggttgaagctgaagtagtcattgacgggaaggacgttgtagcagatgattttatgggctatgcttaggttgtattTAAGGCgaacgacgtagttctaagctttctaaacctaggattgtaagtctaattgcgTAGGGTTTTCTGtggcgagtggaggagtggagggttaGGAAGAGACGGAATTTGAGGAAGGGGCGTGAAAATATTGGGAGGAAAATTGGGTTGGGGGGTTTGCATTACCCGACTTGCTGTTTTGGGGCCAATCTTGAATATGGAAGGAGAAACAGTGACACCTTGTGTGTTTTAGATTGAAAAAGTGTCGTAGATGCTCTACACAGCAAGGATCCAACTTCAGCAGCTTTAACCCTGCCAAAGTTggattcagatcgtgcagaatgcagctgcgagagcaatcatgggctttccccaaaatgcccatgtaacaccaacactccacagtctgcattggttgccgatcagttcctggtcacaattcaaagtgttggtcatcacctataaagcccttcatggcaacggaccagggtatctacgagaccgccttctgccgcacgaatcccagcgaccggttaggtcccacagagtcggccttctctgggtcccgtcgactaaacaatgtcatttggggaggcccaggggaagagccttctctgtggcggccctggccctctggaaccaactccccccagagatcagaattgctcccatcctcctcacctttcgtaaactccttaaaacccacctctgccgtcaggcatgggggaactgagatattctttccccctaggcctttacaattcatgcatggtatgtttgtttgtatggatgtttggtttttacaataagggttttttagttgttttagtattgggtttacatgttttttattactgttaggccccctgagtctacagagatgggcagcatacaaatccaataagtaagtaagtaagtgagtgagtgagtgagtgagtgagtgagtgagtgaatgaatgaatgaaggaaggaaggaaggaagaaagaaagaaagaaacaaggggggtgaggggaggagaggaaaagagagagagagagatggagagagaaaggggagagagaaacagatggagagatagataggaagagagaaagaaagaaagaaagaaagaaagaaacaaacaaacaaacaaacaaaccctgctGTGGATtttttaaactcccagaattccccaagctggtcatgctggctggggaattctgggaattgaagtccacaaaactCTTTTAAAAAGTTGCTAAGGCTGGCATCCCGTGCTCTACGGGCTGACTTACCAGGATCACCTCGGTGCTGTCAAATATCAGCTGCAGATAGACCAGGATGGGGGTCACTCCTGAAAGTTGCTGTAGGAACCTCATCAGCAAAGTGATCGCGATGGGCTTGATGATGTGAGGCTTACGGATTTCGGTCCAGGTGATGGCTTGAGTCTGGGAGAAGACACAGAGAGAGTCAAagggaattatgggtgtgtgtttttcaggtggagaaaaataataacaacaaacttATAGTACtaaaaaaagaaagtcaaaggGAAGAGAATGTTTGGAGCTCGGGATTAAATTGTGTGGTTTTCTTtggagacgtttcatgacccaacgaggtaacatcatcagagctAGAAAAGAAGGGGGGTTgtgaaaaaaaggaggaggaggaggagaaagaggaagaggaggaggaggaagaagaggaggaagaggaagaagaagtttaagtttaagtttaattggatttatatgccgcccctctccgaggacgaggaaggagaggaggaggaagaagaggagaagagggaagaggaggagaaggaggaagagaaggaaaaggaggagggggaggaggaagaggaggaggaagaggaagaagaggtggaggaagaggaagaagaagtttaAGTttagttggatttgtatgccgccccgctgcgaggaggaggaagaggaaggagaggaggaggagaaaaaggagaaggaggaagaaggggaggaagaagaagaggaggaaaaggaggaggggggggagacctGGCCCCAgactggggtgggaatggggatttgcttggtgtgtatgtgtgtatgactgtatagTTTTGTTCAGGGTTTTTTAGCTTAATCAgggttttactgttttatatttgacttattgtataaagtaaattaaagtaaagtaattaaattaaattaaattaaagtatccttcccctgccacgcccacaaaGCTACGCCCACCATGCCACAGCCCAttggtaaaaaaaatggatttcaccaccgcGTGGACCTACCTGTGCCCGAACGCTGGTTTTGATTTGGTCGTATTCCCACCAATAATCCACTTCCTGGCCTCTCAGCCAGCGGAGTGCGCACAacgcctcctcttccttccccttagAAATCAGGAAGCGTGGCGAGTCAGgcatgaagaagaggagggagatcATGAGAAGGACGGGGACTTCTCCGGCAACGGCCAGCCAACGCCAGGGCACCACGAGACCTACGGGGAGGAGCAGCTTCCTCTTCTTAGGTTCACCAGGGAGAGCAGTCCCTGGATTCCACCCTCACAGGAAAGgctggctatctatctatctatctatctatctatctatctatctatctatctatctatctatctatctatctatcttctttatCCTATATATCGTCTGTCTGtgtccctgtctgtctgtctgtctgtctgtctatctaatcatctatctatctatctaatcatctatctatctatctatctatctatctatctatctatctatctatctacagatctatctatctatctatctatctatctatctatctatctacagatctatctatctatctatctatctacagatctatctatctacctacctacctacctacctacctacctacctatctatctatctatctatctatctacagatctatctatctatctatctatctatctatctatctatctatctatctatctacagatctatctatctatctatctatctatctatctatctatctatctatctatctatctatctatctatctatctatctatctatctatctacagatcCATCTATCTACagatctatcctatctatctatctatctatctatctatctatctatctatctatctatctatctatctatctatctacagatcCATCTATCTAcagatctatctacctacctacctacctacctacctacctacctatctatctatctatctatctatctatctatctatctatctatctacagatctatctatctatctatctatctatctatctatctatctatctatctatgtatgagtgtcatcagcgtactggtaGTAACTCATCCCGTGAGTTGATCTCCCCTTCTGATGATCTTACTAAAGTTTCTCTctaactagtatcatgtacactgctcaaaaaaataaataaatgaacacaatatacagtaactccaagtcaatcaaacttctgtgaaatcaaactgtccacttaagaagcaacactgattgacaaccaatttcacctgctgtcgtgcaaatgaaatagttgtgcaaatggaatattccatgagaatatttcattcattcagatctaggatgtgttctttgagtgttccctttatttattaaaaactcatctttgccgccaggcatggggaaattaacacacaccctagttgtcaaggttgatgtatggtttggtttgattggattgtgtgattatcttattataagggttttaaattgtatttttctaaaattggatttgtgcactgtttatgttgttgtgagtcgccccgagtcttcggagaggggcggcatacaaatctaataaataataataataataataataataataattattattattattattattattattattattattatttagctgtatatatataaacattgttatatctttatatgCTACCAAtagatacttgacaaaacaaacaaataaataaataatactaatctaatttgtatacaaatctaataaataatactgtaataagcGAAATCAACGCTCGCTAACTACACAACTGCAGCGAATGAACGGTTGTTTGGTACTTGCCTAAAGCGTATAGGACGAGGGCGCCCAAAACAGCCATGATTTGAGGACAGGAGCCCAACGCCCCTCGGATTCCCGGATGGGAGATCTCGGAAATGTAGATCTGGAGAAGAcaaaaagatttaaaataaaaaataagcggTTCTGTTGCGGGAACGAAGGCGCTTCTGAGCCAGAGCTGATAACCTTCTCAAGGCATTTATTGCCTTTCTGTATCTAGGCAAGAAAAAGCTGATTTTTACAGgattaaaaaagaggaaagggaggaaggggagggaaggacaaaggaaaaggaaaggaaaggaagaaggaaagaaaaggagagaaggaagcgagaagggaaggaaaggaagatagaagaaggaaaggagaggagaggaggaagagagaagggaaggaaaagaagatagaagaaggaaaggaaaggaggaagagagaaggaaaggaagattgAAGAAGGAAacgagaggagggagagagaagggaagggaaggaagatagaagaaggaaaggagaggaaaggaggaagagagaagggaaggaaaagaagatagaagaaggaaaggaaaggaggaagagagaagggaaggaaaggaagatagaagaaggaaaggaaaggaggaagagagaagggaaggaaaagaagatagaagaaggaaaggaaaggaggaagagagaagggaaggaaaggaaagatagaaggaaaggagaggagaggaggaagagagaagggaagggggaaaacgGAAGGAAAGGtggctattgaaacggatgtccgtgTGCCACccctatattggttgaggcaggcagggttcccttgggtcccatttgttgggggatcaaggaaaagagagagttttgccttttctttctgctcaagatccccatggacaattggtgagcctgtgtgggccacagaatgctggactcgaggggctttggcctgattcagcaggactcTTCTTAGATTCTTATGTTCAACATGAGGACCTGTATTAAAGGGCcgtggccttagaaaggttgagaaccgctgcccTAGATCTCAAGATTAGCGCTCTTGAATCATCCCTAAGAGGTTCCTCGAAAGTCAGGCACGTCAACGATCTCAAGGTCTTCCAGGGAAGGGCCAATGGGGAGAGGCCACACTTACTGGAATGGCGGCCGAGGTGACTCCTCCGGCGAAGCCCGTCAGAAGCCTCCCGACCAAGAGCATCCACACCTGCTGGGCGCTGCCCATCAAGAGGAACCCAACCACAGAAGGGAGCGAGGAGAACATGATGCTCAGCTTGCGCCCCAGGCGGTCATTGAAGTACATGGTGCACAGGCCTCCCGCGGCGACTCCCAAGGTGAAGATGGactagaaagacagagagggcgGAGGGTCAGCGGAGAAGGCCGCAGGATCGTAACTGTGGTGGCGCAATAGTTGGAATGGTCTCTTGCGGGctaaactctgcccactgccaggggttcgatcctgaccaactcAAGATTGACTTTGATCCTTTTGAGGTTGGTTAATTAAGGACCTGGATTGCTTGGGGTAACAAGAGGCTGACTgtgtaaaccgcttggagagggctgtaaagcactgtgaagcggtatataagtgccaTTGCTGTTGCCTCCTACCTCCCTCCCCTGATTCTAATAGCCTTCTCAttcttatctccttccttccttccttccttcctcccctgaTTCTAATTTCCTTCTCATTCctatctctttcctccctccgtcccttccttcctccctcctccctcccctgatTCTAATACCCTTCTCAttcttatctccttccttccttcctccctcccctaatACCCTTCTCATTcttacctccttccttccttctttctttcctccctccctccctccctctcctaatTCTAATACCCTTCTCAttcttatctccttccttccttcctcccttctttcctcccctgaTTCTAATTCCTTTCTCATTCctatctccttctttctttccttccttcctccctccctccctctcctaatTCTAATACCCTTCTCAttcttatctccttccttccttctttccttcctcccttctttccttcctcccttctttcctcccctgaTTCTAATTCCCTTCTCATTCctatctccttctttctttccttccttccttcctcccttcctccctcccgatTCTAATTCCCTTCTCATATAATTACACAACCTGTCCCTGGATTCCTCAATTTACCCCACTTACCCCAAACCAGGAAGCGGTAACCTCGGTGAGTTGCAAGTTGGGGACTGGAGATTTCACCAAAACCGGTATGACAGGCGAGGTGTACACCAAAGCAAAACCGAAATTGAAATTCCCCAACACGGCGGCGAAGCTGGCAAGGAGGAGGCGATGGTTTCCAAGTGTCCTGCGGGAGGGAAAACAGGAAGCAAAGATAGACCCCCCTCAGAAGGGCTGAAGGCaaacaaaatatcttttaaacaaAGAGTCtacttgcaaagctttcaagttgccataagcagggggggaatagaatagaatagaatagaattctttattggccaagtgtgattggacatacaaggaatttgtctttggtgcagatgctctcagtgtacataaaagaaaaagatacatttgtcaagaatcatgtggtacaacacttaatgattgtcacaggggtcaaataagcaatgaagaaacaatcaatattaataaaaaccttaggatacaagcaacaagttacagtcatacagtcctaagtgggaggaaaaggatgataggaatgatgaaaaaactagtagaatagaagtgcagactttagtaaaaagtttgacagtgttgagggaattatttgtttagcagagtgatggcgctcggggggaaaactgttcttgtgtttagttgtcttggtgtgcagtgctctgtagcgacgtttttgagggtaggagttgaaatgatttatgtccaggatgcgaggggtcattaaatattttcatgccctctttttgactcgtgcagtctacaggtcctcaatggaaggtaggatGGTcccaatggttttttctgcagttctgattctcctctgaagtccgcgtcggtcttgttgggttgcagaaccaaaccaggcagttatagaggtgcagaggaCAGACTCAAGGATTCCTCTGTAGCTGATGGAGTTTCCCATTGTACAAACTGAAACTAAATCCCACAAATGTTTTTTGTAAACAAAATTGATTGTGTCCTAGGGTTACAGGATTCGGCATCTCAAATATTCTGCCCTAAATGCAGAAGATTTGCCGAAAGTCCTTTTTCTTCTCAAGATGGACAACAGGCAAACTGAAGTG
Coding sequences within:
- the SLC2A6 gene encoding solute carrier family 2, facilitated glucose transporter member 6 — translated: MDLSPASRGQPSPPATLEPGVNQPLLGQDPLDDYASLREKDPRQVEKEYYRTLGNHRLLLASFAAVLGNFNFGFALVYTSPVIPVLVKSPVPNLQLTEVTASWFGSIFTLGVAAGGLCTMYFNDRLGRKLSIMFSSLPSVVGFLLMGSAQQVWMLLVGRLLTGFAGGVTSAAIPIYISEISHPGIRGALGSCPQIMAVLGALVLYALGLVVPWRWLAVAGEVPVLLMISLLFFMPDSPRFLISKGKEEEALCALRWLRGQEVDYWWEYDQIKTSVRAQTQAITWTEIRKPHIIKPIAITLLMRFLQQLSGVTPILVYLQLIFDSTEVILASQYDAVIVGGVRLASVLVAAFSMDKAGRKILLYVSACLMLASNLTLGFYIRFIPQLLHNSSALVGNGTHAGLGDTPMVGLTAIPLVATMFFIIGYAMGWGPITWLLMAEVLPLKARGVVSGLCVLVSWVTAFALTKVFLLVKEKYGLEVPFFFFSVICVINLFFTYFIPETKGRSLERIESYFRTGRKSFLESFRRQR